A DNA window from Anastrepha obliqua isolate idAnaObli1 chromosome 5, idAnaObli1_1.0, whole genome shotgun sequence contains the following coding sequences:
- the LOC129248631 gene encoding trimethyllysine dioxygenase, mitochondrial, producing the protein MIQIKHKASGKTLKINTFWLRDHCRCGDCYNTETKQRKYNLLNIPKTVKPIRAQYINDELQYEVHWSDGHTSIYHIDFLYDVQVEHVISHAQESTVRIPWNHDFIMAHEEHLRTTLAELVTSEESVRKIVQSLIRYGIAFIDGVPINTTMTEMAVRRIFPPMKTFFGEMYTFSDVQDHADTAYTKQYLGLHTDNTYFCDAAGLQSLHCLQHVNGTGGESFFADGLHAALELKRLNRRAFEILTRVPVPAEYIEEGQHHKHSAPIIRLDSVSGEIVQLRLNVYDRAVFDSIPQEQMQDFYDSFRDYLEIVQRIDNEWNFKLQPGTVVIFDNWRVYHGRHAYTGQRMMTGCYVQRTDFLSKARVLGIID; encoded by the exons ATGATACAAATTAAACATAAGGCTAGCGGAAAAACGCTTAAAATCAATACATTTTGGTTACGTGATCATTGTCGTTGCGGTGACTGCTACAATACGGAGACGAAACAACGCAAATACAATCTGCTGAATATACCGAAGACAGTGAAACCAATTAGAGCTCAATATATCAATGACGAGCTGCAATATGAAGTGCACT GGAGTGATGGCCACACATCCATCTATCATATTGATTTTCTATACGACGTCCAAGTTGAACACGTAATATCACATGCCCAAGAGTCGACTGTGCGCATACCTTGGAATCATGACTTCATAATGGCACACGAAGAGCACTTGCGCACCACACTCGCTGAGTTGGTCACTTCAGAAGAATCCGTGCGGAAAATTGTGCAAAGTCTGATACGCTATGGCATCGCTTTTATTGATGGCGTGCCGATCAATACTACAATGACCGAAATGGCTGTGCGTCGCATTTTTCCGccgatgaaaacattttttggtgAAATGTACACTTTCTCAGATGTACAGGATCATGCAGACACCGCTTACACGAAGCAATATCTCGGTTTGCACACCGACAATACTTACTTTTGTGATGCTGCGGGCCTTCAATCACTGCACTGCCTTCAGCATGTCAATGGTACGGGTGGTGAAAGTTTCTTCGCTGATGGTCTGCATGCAGCACTGGAGCTAAAACGACTTAATCGGCGTGCATTCGAGATACTCACACGTGTACCGGTTCCCGCCGAGTACATTGAAGAGGGTCAACATCATAAGCATTCGGCGCCTATTATACGTCTCGATTCGGTGAGTGGCGAAATAGTGCAGCTGCGCTTGAATGTGTACGATCGTGCAGTCTTCGATAGCATTCCACAAGAACAAATGCAAGATTTCTATGATAGTTTTCGTGATTATTTGGAAATTGTACAGCGCATTGATAATGAGTGGAATTTCAAGCTACAACCTGGCACGGTGGTGATTTTcgataattggcgcgtatatcaCGGACGACACGCGTACACAGGTCAACGCATGATGACCGGTTGCTATGTGCAACGTACAGACTTTCTGAGTAAGGCGCGCGTTTTGGGCATCATAGACTGA